A genomic window from Vitis riparia cultivar Riparia Gloire de Montpellier isolate 1030 chromosome 16, EGFV_Vit.rip_1.0, whole genome shotgun sequence includes:
- the LOC117934272 gene encoding S-type anion channel SLAH2-like isoform X1 translates to MFISQKIPERGVVDCPICCLIMEHNEILSSTKQDSPEVIPSLIKFIASNEVAGFDSMEDICSLNNQCQMNGFQPVSLSSEEAAAILSQNDVSRPIKSHLASAISISMPSSPLEVHLQNTKRVLFSDHGETMFSNGILDSSAACKTASTELPRQAKFHSQPMPTGSTYPEAIVGDKFPNQSESQARNPRIERLKDKRFDSFKTWSGKLERQLSNLRGKPRESELENNTTQNSEMEILPVDRYFDALEGPELDTLKVSEELVLPEDKKWPFLLRYPISSFGICLGMSSQAIMWKTLATSPSMNFLHVSSNVNFSLWCISAALIAIVSFIYLLKVIFYFEAVRREYYHPIRVNFFFAPWIAFLFLALGVPPSVAEHLPPALWYILMTPVFCFELKIYGQWMSGGQRRLSKVANPSNHLSIIGNFVGALLGASMGLKEGPIFFFAIGLAHYIVLFVTLYQRLPTNATLPKELHPVFFLFVAAPSVASMAWAKIQGSFDYGSRIAYFIALFLYFSLAVRVNFFRGFRFSLAWWAYTFPMTGAAIATIRYSNEVTNIVTRSLSVTLSAIAILTVTALLITTILHAFVLQDLFPNDIAIAISERRRKTSKKWYHLRTGSSDTKEIENFLKFGSSDNKDIEASLKPPSCKPEEV, encoded by the exons ATGTTCATCAGCCAGAAAATCCCAGAAAGAGGCGTGGTGGACTGTCCCATCTG TTGCCTTATTATGGAACACAATGAAATTCTTAGTTCGACAAAACAGGATTCTCCTGAAGTTATTCCATCACTCATCAAATTTATAGCATCAAATGAAGTGGCCGGCTTTGATAGTATGGAAGACATTTGTAGCTTGAATAACCAGTGCCAAATGAATGGCTTTCAGCCTGTCAGTTTGTCATCTGAA GAAGCAGCTGCCATCCTAAGCCAAAATGATGTGTCTCGACCAATCAAATCCCACCTTGCGAGTGCTATTTCTATTAGCATGCCATCTTCTCCCTTGGAAGTCCACTTGCAGAACACTAAAAGAGTTCTGTTCAGTGATCATGGTGAAACAATGTTCAGCAATGGGATTCTGGATTCATCAGCTGCATGTAAAACAGCCAGCACCGAACTTCCAAGACAGGcaaaatttcattctcagcCAATGCCGACTGGTTCTACATATCCTGAGGCAATTGTGGGTGATAAATTTCCTAACCAGTCAGAGTCACAGGCTAGAAATCCAAGGATTGAGAGGTTGAAAGATAAACGATTTGATTCTTTTAAAACATGGTCTGGGAAACTTGAAAGGCAGTTATCAAATTTACGTGGAAAACCACGGGAAAGCGAACTAGAGAATAACACCACACAGAATTCAGAGATGGAAATTTTACCTGTGGATCGTTACTTTGATGCATTAGAAGGACCGGAGTTGGATACCCTGAAG GTCTCAGAAGAATTGGTGCTTCCTGAAGACAAGAAGTGGCCATTCCTTCTCCGATATCCTATCTCATCTTTTGGTATCTGCCTTGGCATGAGCAGCCAAGCCATTATGTGGAAAACTCTGGCAACCTCCCCCTCCATGAATTTCCTCCATGTAAGCTCAAATGTAAACTTCAGTCTCTGGTGCATCTCTGCTGCTCTCATTGCCATTGTCTCTTTCATCTACCTGCTGAAAGTAATTTTCTACTTTGAAGCGGTTCGTCGTGAATACTACCATCCAATTCGTGTCAACTTCTTCTTTGCCCCATGGATAGCTTTCCTGTTTTTAGCTCTTGGTGTTCCACCTTCAGTTGCTGAACACCTGCCTCCAGCTCTCTGGTACATTCTCATGACTCCAGTCTTCTGCTTTGAGCTTAAGATCTATGGACAATGGATGTCAGGAGGGCAACGGAGGCTTTCAAAGGTAGCTAATCCTTCAAATCATCTCTCAATCATTGGGAATTTTGTGGGAGCATTACTGGGTGCATCAATGGGGCTAAAAGAAGGACCTATATTCTTCTTTGCTATTGGGTTGGCTCACTACATAGTCCTATTTGTGACTCTCTATCAGAGACTTCCAACCAATGCAACACTCCCAAAAGAGCTCCATCCGGTATTCTTTCTGTTTGTTGCAGCACCCAGCGTGGCTTCTATGGCATGGGCAAAGATTCAAGGTTCCTTCGACTATGGGTCACGGATTGCTTACTTCATTGCATTATTCCTGTACTTTTCACTG GCAGTTCGAGTCAATTTTTTCCGAGGGTTCAG GTTCTCATTGGCATGGTGGGCTTACACTTTCCCAATGACTGGGGCTGCCATTGCAACCATCAGATATTCAAATGAAGTCACAAACATAGTGACCCGATCTCTCTCAGTCACACTCTCTGCCATTGCCATTCTCACAGTAACAGCTTTGCTGATAACAACTATCCTTCATGCATTTGTGCTCCAAGACCTCTTCCCAAATGACATTGCTATTGCGATTAGTGAGAGAAGACGAAAAACAAGCAAGAAGTGGTATCACTTGAGGACTGGAAGTTCAGATACcaaagagattgaaaatttcctaaaatttggaAGCTCTGATAACAAGGACATTGAAGCTTCCCTGAAACCTCCAAGCTGCAAACCTGAGGAAGTTTGA
- the LOC117934272 gene encoding S-type anion channel SLAH2-like isoform X2 — MEHNEILSSTKQDSPEVIPSLIKFIASNEVAGFDSMEDICSLNNQCQMNGFQPVSLSSEEAAAILSQNDVSRPIKSHLASAISISMPSSPLEVHLQNTKRVLFSDHGETMFSNGILDSSAACKTASTELPRQAKFHSQPMPTGSTYPEAIVGDKFPNQSESQARNPRIERLKDKRFDSFKTWSGKLERQLSNLRGKPRESELENNTTQNSEMEILPVDRYFDALEGPELDTLKVSEELVLPEDKKWPFLLRYPISSFGICLGMSSQAIMWKTLATSPSMNFLHVSSNVNFSLWCISAALIAIVSFIYLLKVIFYFEAVRREYYHPIRVNFFFAPWIAFLFLALGVPPSVAEHLPPALWYILMTPVFCFELKIYGQWMSGGQRRLSKVANPSNHLSIIGNFVGALLGASMGLKEGPIFFFAIGLAHYIVLFVTLYQRLPTNATLPKELHPVFFLFVAAPSVASMAWAKIQGSFDYGSRIAYFIALFLYFSLAVRVNFFRGFRFSLAWWAYTFPMTGAAIATIRYSNEVTNIVTRSLSVTLSAIAILTVTALLITTILHAFVLQDLFPNDIAIAISERRRKTSKKWYHLRTGSSDTKEIENFLKFGSSDNKDIEASLKPPSCKPEEV, encoded by the exons ATGGAACACAATGAAATTCTTAGTTCGACAAAACAGGATTCTCCTGAAGTTATTCCATCACTCATCAAATTTATAGCATCAAATGAAGTGGCCGGCTTTGATAGTATGGAAGACATTTGTAGCTTGAATAACCAGTGCCAAATGAATGGCTTTCAGCCTGTCAGTTTGTCATCTGAA GAAGCAGCTGCCATCCTAAGCCAAAATGATGTGTCTCGACCAATCAAATCCCACCTTGCGAGTGCTATTTCTATTAGCATGCCATCTTCTCCCTTGGAAGTCCACTTGCAGAACACTAAAAGAGTTCTGTTCAGTGATCATGGTGAAACAATGTTCAGCAATGGGATTCTGGATTCATCAGCTGCATGTAAAACAGCCAGCACCGAACTTCCAAGACAGGcaaaatttcattctcagcCAATGCCGACTGGTTCTACATATCCTGAGGCAATTGTGGGTGATAAATTTCCTAACCAGTCAGAGTCACAGGCTAGAAATCCAAGGATTGAGAGGTTGAAAGATAAACGATTTGATTCTTTTAAAACATGGTCTGGGAAACTTGAAAGGCAGTTATCAAATTTACGTGGAAAACCACGGGAAAGCGAACTAGAGAATAACACCACACAGAATTCAGAGATGGAAATTTTACCTGTGGATCGTTACTTTGATGCATTAGAAGGACCGGAGTTGGATACCCTGAAG GTCTCAGAAGAATTGGTGCTTCCTGAAGACAAGAAGTGGCCATTCCTTCTCCGATATCCTATCTCATCTTTTGGTATCTGCCTTGGCATGAGCAGCCAAGCCATTATGTGGAAAACTCTGGCAACCTCCCCCTCCATGAATTTCCTCCATGTAAGCTCAAATGTAAACTTCAGTCTCTGGTGCATCTCTGCTGCTCTCATTGCCATTGTCTCTTTCATCTACCTGCTGAAAGTAATTTTCTACTTTGAAGCGGTTCGTCGTGAATACTACCATCCAATTCGTGTCAACTTCTTCTTTGCCCCATGGATAGCTTTCCTGTTTTTAGCTCTTGGTGTTCCACCTTCAGTTGCTGAACACCTGCCTCCAGCTCTCTGGTACATTCTCATGACTCCAGTCTTCTGCTTTGAGCTTAAGATCTATGGACAATGGATGTCAGGAGGGCAACGGAGGCTTTCAAAGGTAGCTAATCCTTCAAATCATCTCTCAATCATTGGGAATTTTGTGGGAGCATTACTGGGTGCATCAATGGGGCTAAAAGAAGGACCTATATTCTTCTTTGCTATTGGGTTGGCTCACTACATAGTCCTATTTGTGACTCTCTATCAGAGACTTCCAACCAATGCAACACTCCCAAAAGAGCTCCATCCGGTATTCTTTCTGTTTGTTGCAGCACCCAGCGTGGCTTCTATGGCATGGGCAAAGATTCAAGGTTCCTTCGACTATGGGTCACGGATTGCTTACTTCATTGCATTATTCCTGTACTTTTCACTG GCAGTTCGAGTCAATTTTTTCCGAGGGTTCAG GTTCTCATTGGCATGGTGGGCTTACACTTTCCCAATGACTGGGGCTGCCATTGCAACCATCAGATATTCAAATGAAGTCACAAACATAGTGACCCGATCTCTCTCAGTCACACTCTCTGCCATTGCCATTCTCACAGTAACAGCTTTGCTGATAACAACTATCCTTCATGCATTTGTGCTCCAAGACCTCTTCCCAAATGACATTGCTATTGCGATTAGTGAGAGAAGACGAAAAACAAGCAAGAAGTGGTATCACTTGAGGACTGGAAGTTCAGATACcaaagagattgaaaatttcctaaaatttggaAGCTCTGATAACAAGGACATTGAAGCTTCCCTGAAACCTCCAAGCTGCAAACCTGAGGAAGTTTGA
- the LOC117933713 gene encoding probable membrane-associated kinase regulator 6: MEASQPLSIESFSYSWLINLKPSFESLDDSLRTSLDVSDEASFIEMDPRMPPSKRFFRNSQDFNFDFPISQPPLSLVHADELFSNGLIMPIFMEPLKMEAYDGSYSLPATPISSSHAPKHVLSATNTRCSSLRRCRRLSKQILQKYLDFLRPLYRRIRGRRIGSRAESVNSRMQEGKSWVYSPEASPRTSTAYSTGDWRKSCDSESSIYEAVLHCKRSIGK, encoded by the exons ATGGAGGCCTCCCAACCTCTCTCCATTGAAAGCTTTTCATATAGTTGGTTAATAAACCTGAAACCTTCCTTTGAGAGCCTAGATGATTCCCTTAGAACCTCCCTTGATGTGTCCGATGAAGCCTCCTTCATTGAGATGGACCCAAGAATGCCTCCCTCTAAGAGATTCTTTAGAAATTCCCAGgatttcaactttgatttccCCATTTCCCAACCCCCTCTTAGTCTTGTTCATGCTGATGAGCTCTTCTCTAATGGCCTAATCATGCCTATCTTCATGGAGCCACTGAAGATGGAGGCATATGATGGCTCATATTCCCTTCCAGCCACGCCCATCTCTTCATCACATGCTCCAAAACATGTACTGTCAGCCACCAACACTCGCTGTTCTTCCTTGAGAAGATGCCGAAGATTATCAAAACAAATCCTTCAGAAGTACCTGGATTTTCTTAGGCCCCTTTACAGGAGAATACGTGGTCGCAGAATTGGGTCCAGAGCTGAAAGTGTTAATTCAAGAATGCAGGAAGGGAAGAGCTGGGTTTATTCACCAGAAGCATCTCCCAGAACAAGCACAGCCTATTCTACTGGGGATTGGCGCAAGTCTTGTGATTCAGAGAGCTCAATTTACGAGGCAGTTCTCCATTGCAAGCGATCCATTG GAAAATGA